From the genome of Medicago truncatula cultivar Jemalong A17 chromosome 2, MtrunA17r5.0-ANR, whole genome shotgun sequence:
GCAATGTGTGCATAACCTTAAATGTCGAATAAAATGAGACAGAGGGAGTTACTTCCGTGTTAGTCAGCTTTGAACTGGACTGCTTTGCTTCTTAGTTTCATTCTAGTGGATAGGTTCCTTTGCCAGGACGGAGCATCTTAGAGTCTTAAGGGGCCTTGCCTATGCTGTTAGAGTTGATTGAAACATCTTGAAACAAGTTTTACATCGCTCAATATGGTAAAGGATGAGGGAGACCAAGACTATATACACATACAGTAAAATATGATACAAGCATCCTCATATAGATATTTAGTAAAATAGGTTTAACTATCGGCATTTTACTGACTTGCCCCCCGCCCCCTAGGGAAGAGTCTGACTCCTTTTATGTTCCTTTGGATTGGAAAAagtgaatttatattattttgatctCAAGTATTTGGTGACCCTATGTCTATACTTTCGGTAGAGAATAGAGATTGACATAACTAACTGGTACGTGTCTTCCTTTGATAACATTAAGCAAACAATTTGCTTCAGTAATTACATTATTTGTCCCTTTTCCTTCACATAAGGGACTGATAAATCATTCTACTTACCAAATCATAATGAAATTTTGCAGTTTCATGAAAGTGAAAAGGAATTCTGGGAAAGCAAATTACACTTCCAAACATGCTCCCCTGTTCTGTGAATTATGGTTTATATATAAAGGCAGACACATTTGGACAAGAGAGGCTTCTGAAACACCATGTTCTTTGTCTTCACATGCTCAACCAGATATCGCAGCCACAGAAAGCTTGAGATGTCGATCTTTTCAGTATGGTAAGAATGAACTACCCCATTTGGAACGTCTTCAACCAAATTCTGCTAGAACTACAGTATGTTCTGGAATTAGAAGCTTGGATCTGGGTGAAATCATAGAAACCGAAGCCACTAATTCATCCAAATCATCCAGTTGTAGCAGTTATTGTTCTCCCCAAAATTCTGCTGAGGTTTGTCTAGATAAGTATTCAGAGGTCATGGAAGAAAGAATTAACAGTCAACTTATTGAGACCAATAGAGAAGCTGAGGCAGCAACAGATGAGTCCTTTGCCGAACTATTGAAGTGCAGGAGGTCGGAAGTCAAAGCCATGGAGGCCATAAGGAAGGTAAGCATAATCTAGTTATTGTACAACTTTTGTCAGGAAAGAAACTTCTGGTCTTTGTATATATTTTCATAGTTAGCCATGAGACATCAAGTGTGCTTTCATAGGGATTTAAGAAACTTTGACAAAGTATCCTACCAAGAGTGAATCCATCTGTAAATTACTGGGATTCTAtacccaatttttttaagattcaGATTGTCAGGTCAGAATAGCAGAAGAAGCAACATTATGAACTTGTTTGCCTAAGCAGTAAGCACACTCTGATTTGTTTAAATGTGTTGTTTGGAAATTTCTTGGACGTGATGTTATATGGTTTAGGGTATACATATCAAAGTTAGTAACAAATGATGATACTGAGTCTGTGATATGATTCATTTATGAATTATCTCTCCTGACCTaattatatattctattttcagGTCAATTTATTTGAATCTGCTCATGCACATGAGTTGGAGCTCAGAAAAGAGGTAGAGGATGCACTTAGAGTTACCATACTAGAACAACAAAAGCTCGTAGAAGAGAGTGAAGATATTTCCGGTAATCTACAAATGACCATGAGAAATGTGGCACTACTAGATACCCGTGTTAAGGAAACAACCCGTAGGCGAGATGAAGCTTCACACGAACTCTTGCTAATTCAAACTTCCATATCAACCTTGTGGCAAGAAAGGCAGCAGATCCGGAGACAGAAAATGGAAGCCCTTCGCTGGCTGGAACGGTGGAAAAGTCGTGGGCAAGTCGGAGCAGCTCATTACAACGGAGTCATAGGGTTTGCAGAAGAACTTCCAGAGTTAGCAGAATTTTCATTATCAGATATTGAAAATGCTACATGTAATTTTTCCAAGAGCTTTGAAATTGCGCAAGGTGGATTTGGTTGTATATATAAGGGGGAAATGTTGGGTAGAACTGTTGCTATAAAGAAGTTCCACCAACATAATGTGCAAGGACCAGCAGAGTTTCATCGAGAGGTCAGTTTTCACATAATGGTTTGTCTggttttaatcttttttatcttcaaaatcaaataagtTTCGGATGGCTTGAGAGGATTGGAGGTGGAAACAGATTTTGAGGCGTATGAATTTCAAtctctttttgtttctttctttctttgtatgTCTGATTCAGTTGATGGTTTCCTTTTGCGACCAGGTACAAATTCTTAgtagtctccaacatcctcattTATTGACTTTGCTTGGTGTTTGCCCCGAAGCCTGGTCAATAGTATATGAGTACCTCCCTAACGGAACTCTTCAAAACTACCTATTCCGAAAAAGTAACATCATCCCTTTGACATGGAATATCAGAGCACGAATGATTGCCGAAATTTCCAGTGCACTATGCTTCTTACATTCTTTTAAACCGGACGCTATTATCCATGGTGATCTGAAGCCTGAGACTATACTTCTTGATTCTTCACTTAGTTGCAAGATATGCGAATTCAGGTACAGCAGGCTTGTGACAGAGGAGTCTCTCTATAGTCCCAGTTTCCACTTGAGCACTGAGCCAAAGGGTGCTTTCACATATACAGATCCTGAGTTTCAGCGAACTGGGGTACTAACACCCAAGTCTGACATCTACTCCTTTGGACTTATTATTTTGCAACTCCTCACTGGTAGAACCCCAGTTGGATTAACAGTTCTAGTTCGCCATGCAGTTTCATGTGGAAAATTGTCTTCGATTCTTGATTCTTCAGCTGGAGAATGGCCTTCATCTGTGGCATCACGGTTGGTTGAACTGGGTTTGCAATGTTGTGCGCAAAATTGCAGAAACAGACCAGAGTTAACACCTACTCTTGTGAGAGAATTGGAACAGTTACATGTTTCAGAAGAGAGACCCGTGCCATCTTTTTTCTTATGTCCAATCCTTCAGGTAAATAATCTTCTTCTAACCATTGAAAAAGTATAACTAGATTTTGCATGTTATGTGGCTCATGTTTTATACTGTCTTCCTTCAGGAAATAATGCATGATCCTCAAATTGCGGCAGATGGATTTACATATGAAGGGGATGCCATACGTGAATGGTTGGAAAATGGGCATGATACTTCGCCAATGACTAATTTAAAGTTGAGTCACTTGGTTCTCACTCCCAATCACTCAATTAGACTTGCCATCCAAGACTGGCTCTGCAAATCATAAAGGTACATCAATTCGTTTAGGCTAAAGAACACTTTTTATCCCCCTCAAGTTTAAGGCTAGTTTCTTTTGCAGCCACACAATTTTCACCGTTGTCAATATACCCCGTATCCGATGATGTtaaattggttttgatcccaACCCGTTAGTTAGTCAACTTTAGTTGCCGCCTTGCTGGGAATTGCCTGTGTTACACAATTCAAGtacatacaaaaaataaatttagccACAGTTTCCAGCCGAGAgagcaaagaaagaaaaaggtgaATGCAAAAGATGGTCATTGCCTGAGTACCTGTCATTCTATTAGGATTCATCATTCTCATAAAAGTAACCATTTATGTGGGTTGTTGACAAAAAGTAGCCCTTTGTGTATGTTAaccaatatatgtatatgctATTTTTGCATTGTTCTTCTGTAATCTTTCTAGTTTCATCATTTACAAGTGTTCAATGTTAGAAGGTTGGTTTTATCGCATGTTTGGTAAATCCTTTTATACGATAGAACATTAGATTTTATAGAATCTTCTACAGAAATATTGAGTGTAGACTCTAGTGCTGATAGTgcataataataaataacctGTCATTGTacaaaatcataattcataaggAATGGTTGGCTCGACTAAGTTAAGATGGGATATCTTTTGTTCGGTGTTTCTAAGCTCTAACAACATCTCTAATAGGAGTTCCTTATCTCTAATAGGTATTACTTATTAGTTTTTAAATCTGTGGCAAATAAGCCACCTTTTCATATTGGAGTTAATCTAGGTAGTAGGTTGAGTTCCTTAAAGTTATGCAATGTTTTTGTATAAGAAACATTTGAGTacgaataaaaattattttctatcttgCAATCAATCAACTCTTGAATAAAAGTATAAAGTGTTAGTTGTTTAAAGGTTGCTTAAAATTATACCATTGGAGCAAAATATGCTTATACATGATTGGAGCAAAATATGCATCAGTTgcttaaatatgatatatagctaaaaaattgtatatggCTAAGCAATCCAAACAGTTAAAAGTTTATTGCTTGCATATTTACGAACGTATTGCCCGTTTGGGGAAATTTGTAGCAGCGAAGGAAGTTAGCTCGCAAGTAGAAACTATAAACGCATGTATTTAAACCTTCATTTGAATCTGCAAACCCTTGTTGCCTTCATTTCAATCTTAAGCTTCATCTTTGAAGAACGAAGGTAAGAGGATGGAACCATTGATTTTCACTTACAAGTGATTTATGCCGACAATATATCTACATTAACAACAATTAAAACGTGAGATGTAGAGTAAGCAATCCAAAGAAATTAAAGTTAATTTCCCGTTCATGTCAGATTGTCCTTTGAGAGAGAGATatatgttttcaaaaataataagttataaTCGCATATTTACAAAGGCTTTGCCTTTCTGGGGAAAATTATACCATCAAATAAAGCTAACTAGCAACCATAAATACATGTATTCAAAACCAAAGTTTGAATATGCAAACACCTTGTTACCTTGATTTCAATCTTAAACATGCTTCCTCTTTGATGAACGAAGGGAAGAACTGACAAGCATTTCCGTTTGAAGCAATCCAAAAATGGATTGGACTCCACTTGTGTTCCATTGATAAATTTCATCCTTGTCACTTTGATTGCCACTTTGTGTTTTGACATTATCATGTGACCCTTATAACCAAGACTAGGAGATTTAACTTCTTTTGTGTCAAGAAATTGTTTGAGAAAGAGGTCaagtttttcttattttcattcTTGTTGAAATTAGAGTTACATATGCCAAATGTGGTTAACAATGATTTCTCCCTTAGAGTGTCTGGTTTTGGAATTGCCTGCCATTCCCAAAACCTTGAATTTCACTGGAAAATCTTCGAGCACGGTTTCTTTCTTCCTTACGTATAGTTCCTTCTTCCAGCAATTTCAGTGTCCTTTCTGCTTTCTTCTTTACAATAAGTACCAGTTGAACCTCCATGTGAAtcattcttattaatttcaGAAATGTTGAGTACAAAGAAACCATGATCACAATATATCTTTCCCACAAAGTTATTGTTGTTTGTCGTTACAATCTTGTCAGATTTAAATGACACTTTAATCTCATTATTTTCCAACAAGACACTGAAGTTAAATTTTCTCTTATATTATGTACACAAAGTACGTCGATGAAAGTCTATTCCGATGTGAGCTTCAGAAGAACTTTTCCTTTTTCCGAAACTGCAACATTTCACGAAACACACAAATAAGACAATCATTGCTCAAATATAGGAAGTAAAAGCATCTTTGTTTGCTCAAATATGCCTGGTAACCCCAGAGTCTACCGATCATTTGTAACAATGATCACAATATTAACTTAAGAAATAACCGCAACAGTTGTATCATCTCCTTTAACGTGGACCAAATCAGTTTTAACTTTAGATTGATTATCATTTTGTTTGCTCATTCTTTGGGGGCATTGTCATTTCTCACTTTATGACACCATGCACCTCAACGCATGGGATAGAATGAGAAATGAAAGCCCTCCCAAAGAACGAGAAATGACAATCCTCCCAAAACTAAAGCTAATTTGGGCGATGTTGAAGAGGAGATGATATAATTGTTGCGGTCGTTTTTCAAATCTATATTAAAAACTTGTCATTTAAAAACGAAAGTTAGTTtaaaaacttgtcaaaaaaaaagttagtttaaAAACTTGTCATTTAAACATTTTTCAACAAGAAATTAGtttgatttaaatttgataatagattggattttttttacgaataaaataaatgaagggTTTAATGGAGAAACGAAAATCGTCGGtataaaacaaatttacacTAAACATTCAATCAGAATATTATCAAGGGTAATCTATATCATTTAGGCCCTTAAAATTACTTAAATTCAAAGTTGAAATGGTTTACGTGTTTGAAATTATGTCTTGTATTCCACGGAACGGTCCGTTTTTAGGAGGAACGGTTCATGTTTGAAAGTTGATTATTTCCACttggtttttgaaaaataaattaataaatggaTCAGTCACCTTCATCACCTTAACATCTTTTGTGAGGGAGTATTTGTGAATTCTTCGTATTCAAGATTTTTTTCTGGACTGGTTTTATTCAAGGATTTCGTAATATTATCTCGTTTGGACAAGTTGCACAGTAGAGCATAagttaactaattaattaacgTCATATTCTCCTGAACCAATCATAATTTCTAAATGATTCTGCTTgaccttttttaatttattttcttgtgaagaaaaaaaaatgatcctGCTGCTTGCCCAGTTTGGTCTAGTGATTATTATGTACAATGTTTTTTAATAGAGAGATTGTGACTTAAAGAAATCATGATTATATTTTGGAGTCAAATTTATGTACTTGTGTAGTTTGAAAGCTATTTGAGagtctctctttttatttataaagacTTGGATATAATAAAGCGCCCTTTGTTTTTGattctaaaactaaaaaaatggatttttctttgtatttttaaaagtaatttttttttttttaaatttacttaaaaatagtaaaagttatttcaaactcatttgatATAAGTCAAAAAAGAGATCTTGAAATTcactaacttaaatattcattgttcgagattttacatagtaaaaaccacatattttttcaaaatgacatctttcaaaaatgacttttatgaaaagctatttgaaaatagcttttttttttagaaattttttcaaaattttagtataaaaaaaaaattataaccaaaTGGTGAAATACCTAGAatgatattttaagataaactattcaaacagatttttcatttgaagctttcgttgaaaatttctttattaaaaaaattataacaaaatcacaATACACTACTAAAATCTATTTTGAAtaaagctataacaaacgggcACAAAATCtttaaaaggaaaaacttgattCTTTATCACACAGACAAGGTATTGTATTTCAaccaaataaacaaaaaaaaaatgaaaaacgtATGGTTCGGGATCAAGCTAATTAGTGTTGTTATGCACTTGTTAAGAAGaaggggaagaaaaaaaactttataccAAAAAGAACATTATTTACGCTTTCAAGAGGTTGATTATAGTATTATGCAaatcttaagtttttttttttttttttacaaaatcttAAGATATGTTTCCTTGAAACAGAGAAGAAAAGCAAATGTTTTCAAATTGGATCCTCATCTTCATGATTCTCCAAATCTCAATCACTCTTTTAATCTAACTCTCTCTTgataattttattactttttaacCAATAAGTtttagattgttttttttagttgatATGGGTCATTTTTTAGAATAACTGGCTTCAATTTCTTATTGGAAAATGATTGCCTTCGATTCTTtacagaaaaatataattataaaagaaTTGCCTTcgaatttatataaatctttctttttggtgaatactttatatataaaatcattaaaatataattaatagtTTTACAATTGCcttaccattattttttttattttttttggtacaatattttattttatttttatgttaaagtTTATGTGACTTGGGTTTTGTGGTTCACCAAAGTAAACACAAACTTTAAGattaaaagaatatttatataAGTTTCTATTGGTacaatagagttttttttttataagtagaggtatttttaacaaatcaaaatgatatatatatatatatataaaccttACGTAAGAGGTTCTCGAAGGCACAAGAAGTGCACGTGAAAAACTCCTAACAAAAAGATATTTACAATAGAATATTGAACGATAAAAAGAGCAAAAAAAGAACACAACTAAAGGATCTACAAATACAACATAGGATTAATCCTCCACTTGTGATTTACGGAGGTACTTACAGGTTATCCATCAAAGTGGTTTTTACATCCGTAAAGAGAAATCAATTCAGGATATTGTAGATAAGTCAACTctttaccaattgagttaatcTTGATTAAAAACCGATGTTATATTGAGTAATCAACtgttaatttatataaaattgattataagtTTTTGAAGATAAATTcctttgaattaaattattttatttccaattttcttaattgaaattaattttataaagtcAAATTAACTGAAACTAACTATAAAATTCCTTTGcagatattattttttactaaataagCTTCTAAAAACCCTTAACCTTGCCTTTTTGGGTTGTGTTAACCGATGTCCCCGGGGTATAggttaatgtatctaaaaaagaaaaaattaaattaaaaaagacaatttttttatttttgaaatcttgattacacaattttcaatgcaaaaacTTCTACATTTGTCTTCTTAACCCGTACCCtaggggcaccggttaacatttcccatattTATTTTCGGAACTAATGATAGGGAGACCAAATCTTTATATAGACCAAAATTAGGGAAACTAAAGTACATTCAAGCCTATCAGAGTATTTGTTATGTAATTGTAAATCCAACCATGGAGACATTCTTTCATGGGCACAAGCATAAATGATTTGTATTTGATCACATacatataaaaatgtttttttttttgaaatattaaatcaTTATattatcaatttcatttttattattaaaaaaagacttGATGTGTATGTGtccaaacattatttatttatgtttgtatCCATAGTAGAATTTCTCTCCAACCATGTTGCTGCCAACTCAATAGGAGTAGTTACGTGTTATTTTCCTTATTAAACAGACTTGGATTCTCTCAAAGTATATGATTGatattcgtaaaaaaaaaaaagtaaggttaaggattttttttatttttattttttttaggaaagtaAGGTTAAGGATTTTTAGAAGCAAtatttcatcaaatttaacCAAACTAAAGTATGTTATTGATATTCGTAACTTCTTAAGCAATATTTCACTCCAAATGATCAATATGTTAAACTTAACataaaaacagaacaaaactccaaaaattGTTTAGTTAGAAATTAGAAAAGAAATCACATCATATTCACCCTAATTACTAAATCACTAATCTATTCTAAAAACTCACTAATCTCGCTAAAAATACTAAAACTAACTTAAGAAAATAACCACTTAAATCCTATAagaacttaaataaaataaaataaacaaacagtAATCGGTCATTGTTGGTCCCACCATTAAGATTTTATGcaactttcttttttatatggaaagaaaaaaagtttgaataaaGTTGTATATGCGAATTATGACTTTGCTATAGGATATCATTCAAAGTCATATATACAAAATGCGGCTTTGGCTAAAGTCGacattttgatatgtttttagaaaataattaaaagaaaacaaaaaataagattcGTACTTACTATATAATATACGATTTACCCCCTTAGAGAACTACCTTTTGGACTATAATTATTTGATCAAACTATATATATACCAAATTCACCAaagaggtaaaaaaaaatcaataataagtAAGTTTAGAGTGTAGACATTGAAATTGAATAGTAGTCTTTGATTTTAGTCATAGTCAAAGCAAGATAGAATAGAAGACCAGGTTTGGTAGTATAGAAACAAATCAGACCATAAACAAGACTTTCATAACCAACTTTCCTTGCAACGCAGCcacaacaatttaatttaattatttattatacatatagTAACATATATTAATGTTTTGACTTGTACTTTAGTTGTCTTCACCCTTTATAACGCTAGCCACCTTGTTTTGAACAACTGCTCCAACCTTTGCCTTTGTTATTCATAAGAGAGACATCACCACCTAACTTCACT
Proteins encoded in this window:
- the LOC25487879 gene encoding U-box domain-containing protein 33; amino-acid sequence: MKLLNPNPFPFSSQSQTQHMEQQSSPTNLKVHIAVGKSLHKTTTLLQWTFNHFQNAEIVLIHVYQPSPFIPTLLGKMPASQANPEVVSAFRREEREQTMRFTDKYLSICFAAKVKASVIVTEADKIQKGIVDLVVKHNIRKLAIGAASENFMKVKRNSGKANYTSKHAPLFCELWFIYKGRHIWTREASETPCSLSSHAQPDIAATESLRCRSFQYGKNELPHLERLQPNSARTTVCSGIRSLDLGEIIETEATNSSKSSSCSSYCSPQNSAEVCLDKYSEVMEERINSQLIETNREAEAATDESFAELLKCRRSEVKAMEAIRKVNLFESAHAHELELRKEVEDALRVTILEQQKLVEESEDISGNLQMTMRNVALLDTRVKETTRRRDEASHELLLIQTSISTLWQERQQIRRQKMEALRWLERWKSRGQVGAAHYNGVIGFAEELPELAEFSLSDIENATCNFSKSFEIAQGGFGCIYKGEMLGRTVAIKKFHQHNVQGPAEFHREVQILSSLQHPHLLTLLGVCPEAWSIVYEYLPNGTLQNYLFRKSNIIPLTWNIRARMIAEISSALCFLHSFKPDAIIHGDLKPETILLDSSLSCKICEFRYSRLVTEESLYSPSFHLSTEPKGAFTYTDPEFQRTGVLTPKSDIYSFGLIILQLLTGRTPVGLTVLVRHAVSCGKLSSILDSSAGEWPSSVASRLVELGLQCCAQNCRNRPELTPTLVRELEQLHVSEERPVPSFFLCPILQEIMHDPQIAADGFTYEGDAIREWLENGHDTSPMTNLKLSHLVLTPNHSIRLAIQDWLCKS